The Neovison vison isolate M4711 chromosome 5, ASM_NN_V1, whole genome shotgun sequence genome includes a region encoding these proteins:
- the LOC122906875 gene encoding GRB2-related adapter protein, translated as MESVALYSFQATESDELAFNKGDTLKILNMEDDQNWYKAELRGAEGFIPKNYIRVKPHPWYSGRISRQLAEEILMKRNHLGAFLIRESESSPGEFSVSVNYGDQVQHFKVLREASGKYFLWEEKFNSLNELVDFYRTTTIAKQRQVFLRDEETPLKASQACFAQAQFDFSAQDSSQLSFHRGDIIEVLEHLDPHWWRGRLCGRIGFFPRSYVQPVQL; from the exons ATGGAGTCCGTGGCCCTGTACAGTTTCCAGGCCACGGAGAGTGATGAGCTTGCCTTCAACAAAGGGGACACGCTCAAG ATTCTGAACATGGAAGACGACCAGAACTGGTACAAGGCTGAGCTCCGAGGCGCTGAGGGCTTTATTCCCAAGAACTACATCCGTGTCAAGCCTCACCC gTGGTACTCGGGCAGGATTTCCCGGCAGCTGGCCGAAGAGATTCTGATGAAGCGGAACCACTTGGGAGCCTTTCTGATCCGGGAGAGTGAGAGCTCCCCGGGGGAGTTCTCAGTCTCTGTGAA CTACGGCGACCAGGTGCAGCATTTCAAGGTGCTACGCGAGGCCTCTGGGAAGTACTTCCTGTGGGAAGAGAAGTTCAACTCCCTGAACGAGCTGGTGGATTTCTACCGCACCACCACCATCGCCAAGCAGCGCCAGGTCTTCCTGCGGGACGAGGAGACCCCGCTCAAG GCCTCCCAGGCCTGCTTTGCCCAGGCCCAGTTTGACTTCTCGGCCCAGGACTCCTCACAGCTTAGCTTCCACCGTGGGGACATCATCGAGGTCCTGGAGCACCTTGACCCCCACTGGTGGCGGGGCCGGTTGTGCGGACGAATTGGGTTCTTCCCTCGGAGCTACGTCCAGCCGGTGCAGCTGTGA